A stretch of DNA from Cannabis sativa cultivar Pink pepper isolate KNU-18-1 chromosome X, ASM2916894v1, whole genome shotgun sequence:
ATCGAATTAAactgatttatatattttataataaacgtgtatatattatattacataaattacatttattagttaaagtatgttgtatttaaagtttgaacattttagtgtttaacttaaaacttagactttatagttaataatttttattgtatttaaatATTGATGTTGAAGTTTAAAATCTCTATAcaatattattactattttttttattattttatttaattattttatgtttactcaattatatttttcttatactaaaattcttaaaattaatttaaactatagtATTGTTTAACTTGAAATatagataatatatattttttttttaaatctaattatttgaatactagaaagtaacaataataattatataaaaaaaaagtaaagaacgatttggacgggttaacccgaccaaactgaTAAAATAATTGGGCGgattgaacttttttttttaattttaattaggcgggttacaattaaatatttgcaacccgatatttatattaaattaataaaattatgttATAATCTGGCCAAACCGATTGAGGTACATCTCTACTTTGCGCGATATAAATACTATAGTGGTTatgtcaagaaaaaaaatttaggctaattggtaatttttcctcctgaactttgacatgtagtaaATCGTGCCCCATGAACTTTttaggccgttaaaaattcacactgaactattgagattgttaaatttaaggacttttgtttaatttcattcaattttactgtttcagtaattgtttatgtactaaaccatgctccccagactttgatatctaccaaatcatgccccccaaactttaatatgtactaaatcatgccccttgaactttcatgcatgttagaattttttactaaaattagacaaaagtccttaaatttaacaatctcaatagtttaaggggaatttttaacgaccaaaaaagttcaggggtacaatttagtacatgttaaagttcaagagggaaaattactaattagcaaaaaaaaattactttagtTGTTCGATAGGCTctgtttaaataatataattttaaataatataattgttTGCTCTAtagtgtttattttttattttatgaagtCCTCGACAGACATGTCCACGGTAGAGCCTCAATTTTTTGTAATTCTATAGCCGTAATGACGTTTCCGGTTACTTTGATGACGATACTTGTCTTTGGAAagggaaatttaattttctatacttacatacacttaatattttattcctaaactaatacatatcaccattgaaaatatatgatcattttatctaaaatccaaaaatacccctctcataacTCAACCCCATCTCTCTCGCATTTCAGCACATCCATCGGACCCGTCGGACCCACAAATTTTTTCTCAACCCGCACATGCATcggacccccccccccccattgGACCCGTCGGACCCGTCGGACCCAAACTGAAATTTTTCCCAGCTCGCAAGCATcggaccccccccccccccatcgGCCCCGTcggacccccccccccccccccccaatcgGTCCCCATCAGACCCGTCGGGCCCAACCAAATTTTTTTTCCCAAATCGCAAGCATCGGACCCCATCAGGCCATCGTCTTCCCCAAACTGCAATTTTCTCAAATCCCAGATCTAAACCTAAAATCGAACCTAAATCTAACAAAACTCACAGTGCACACAGTGCACACATACATTATACATTATAACCTTAAAATCAATACCTATTAATACTCCAAATCATAtatcacacaaaaaaaaaatgacaaaaaaaaggGGCCGACGGTGTAGGCGGTAGGCGGTGGGAGAGAAGTGCTcggttttggtttggtttgggttgtagagagagagagagagagagagagagagagagagagagagagagagagagagagagagagagagagagagagagagagagagagagagagagagagagagagagagagagagagagagagagagagagagagagagagagagagagagagagagagagagagatggggttgagttatgagaggagtatttttgggttttagataaagtggtcatatattttcaatggtgATAAGTATAAGTTTAGGGataaaatattaggtatatgtaagtatagaaaatcaaatttactttttagaaattatttaagtttatatatgGTATATTTTAATGAGATTCacattttaaaaattctcttttcCTAAGattatcatattttaatatCGAACCAAATCTATtgtttcccatatttgtaaccAATCCCTTTTCCTAAGCACAACATTATAGTTTGGTGACTCGAGTGCTATTAAAAGTACGTACTACAATCCTTATTATAAGGCTTATATAACTTCCTGATAATACCATACAAATAATTAATAGCATAATATTACAAGCATGGATTCCGAAGTGTCTAATCTTTGATGAAGCCCTAAAGTGAAGGaggttttctaattttagtggCTTGCTCAAACCCATATGCGATTTCAATCAATTTGGGTTCATAACCTTTTAGTCCCCCAAAGAAAATGCCAAATGGCACCTCTCCAAGATAGCCTGCGGGGACAGTAATGCCAGGAAATCCCCCAATGGCCAAGATTGTACTGATAATTGGGAGTGGAGGAAAAGAAGGTCCAGCACAAGCCACCAATGCATCTAGCTTGTACTTTCTCATTAACTTCACAAAACCATTTCTTGTTTGTCTTTCTAAAGTGCCCAATACAGCCTTGTCTATTCCCTTTGTTGCTTCGGCTGCTATAAGTAATTTTTGCCCATATTCCTTAATTTTTTCCTACAATATCCAAAATTTAATAGACTATATATTAGTagtgtatataatatacatttgtaatatattaatttattgttataTGCGTggctattattatatatatatatatacatatacttaCCAACTTAGAGTTTTTATTGTTAAAGGCTATGACATCGGCTAGGGATTGCACTGGTGATGACACCAGCTCTTTTAGGTATGCATTTAAATCTATCTTGAAATCATTTTTCATTGCAGTCTCTTCACTAGATGCATCATTGTAGATTTCATcaatatttgttattttcagatTATCTATTACAATTGCACCTTTTTTCCtggtttttcaataaaatatcaATACATTAATTTCATACACTAACTAgtaactaaaatataaaataggaGGACAATATGTATGGATTTAATATGTAAGTAAGTATACTAGAACAGATGCTATATTGGATTAATACCTTAATGTGCTGAGATGTTCCTCAAATGTATTAATGAGAAATGTGTCGATCTCTTTAGAAATGTTGAATTCAAAGTAAGGATGTCTTACAATCCCTAGTCTCTTTCCTTTGAGTCCATTTGAACTAAGAAATTGTGCATAGCCACCTTTGGGAATGTACTTGGATTTCTCAAATGTTGCTTTGTCATTCTTATCAACACCAGCAATGACATCAAGAACATAAGTGGCATCCGAGACTGTCCTACAAATTGGTCTATTTCAACCACAAGTGATGATTTAGTtcaatacaaaatatatttatacatagaataaaaaaattgtaagctAATGCTTACTTACCCAACGGTATCTTGTCTATGGGTGATGGGAACAACCCCTGCTCGGCTAGTGAGACCAATAGTTGGTTTGATGCCCACAACCGAGTTTATGCTGGCTGGGCATAAAATAGAGCCATCTGTCTCTGTTCCTAATGTAACTGTTGCAAAATTTGCGGCTGCTGATATTGATGATCCACTACTCGATCCACATGGAGTTTCCGTTTTGTCATAAGGATTctgcttatatatatatatatatataaattatagtaACTTAATCAAATCCCCATATTCTCTAGTTCTTTCTGTGTTTTAGAAGCCGTTATTTTATGGAACTTACTCAAATTTttattatgtgtattttttttttgttttgttcttagtaactgttttgtttgtgaaaaagtcAATTTAAATACTGTGCAAATCTTAACAGGAGTTGAAGAAGGCAAGTCTTGAACTTGATCAGTTTACATACCATTATCAAAATAGAAAACGTCGGAACAAAAGCTCATATATATCAAGCCATGGTTCAACAAATGGATTGATCAGACACTAGGATGATGCACAGTATATgttaatttgcttctaattataataaaacatataaGTAATTcttgttttattaaaaaaattaatcagcAAATCTTCCAAAGTGAAAGGAATGGTATGCAATTTCAAATTGATGAAAAATGAGAAGAACTTACCACCCCTTGGCCTCCTCTGGCGCTCCAACCATTGGGTATATAGGCTCTAAAAGCAGACCACTCGGTCAAGCTGGCTTTTCCCAGTATGATAGCCCCAGCTTTCTTGAGCTTTGCCACCACTCCAGCGTCTCGTGGCACGACTGAGCCAAGCAACGCCAGTGAGCCTGCAGTGGTGTTCATCTTGTCCTTGGTGGCAATATTATCCTTAACCAGAATAGGTATTCCATGGAGCTTGGAGAATGATACTGGAGCCTTAACCTTTCTCTCGTAGTCAGCCTTATCGGCTAGTTCACCAGCATCGGGATTCACTTCTATGACACCATGTAGTAGTGGGTTCAACCGTTGGATACGGTTTATATAGAACTCTACGAGTTTCCTTGAGGTGAGTTTGTTTTGCTTGAAAGCCAGTTGGATTTCGTCCACTGTGGCTTCTAAGATTGAGAaacctttattattattattattattattagcagCTGCTGCATCGGAGTAGTGGTAACCTGATAGAAGTAAGGCTAGAAGCTGGATCAGAACCATTAAATGGCATATAGAAGAGAGAGATAGAAGAGCTCCCATGGTGGAGAACAAATAATGGATTGAATGTAGGTACGTACGACATTTATAATAATACAAGATGAGAAAAGATGTGGTGTCTGTAAAAAGTTAGCATTATGGTGTGAAACACATGCTAGGCCATTATATTAGTACTATCCATAGTGTACtacaacaatatatatttttaatgatatggtttaattttttttaaaaaaataaaaatcataaaatctattaattaataaatttgctCAAAACAATCGAACGCACTTCAGAGGTACAGTCCTCCAACTGAAGCACACGACCTGTAGAGAAACAAATGTCTCTTGCCAAGCAATGAGCCAACTTATTTtgcagatcgttttacaaaacacaaatcaacaaaagataaagccaaaagTAAATTTCGAACATCTTGAACAATAAGACCAAACTGTGAAGGCATAAAAATACCGCTCTAAATCGCTTGGACACACACCAAGCTATCTGTTTCTAATATGACTCTATCTCACGAATGTGTTGCAATCTAACTTAATGCTTCTTTAATGCTTATTATCTTAGTAATTTCGAGTTGAACACATCCAATCTTTTCCTTCTTGAAAGCTTCTACTATAGCACCATGATGATTCTGAGCTACACAACCCATGCCCAGAAAAAACTAAAAGGAAAAGATTAAaaaaccatgtcaaaagacaagactaatgcaaaaactaaaaagaaaagactaaAAACCACAGTATCAAAAGACAAGCATCaatttaaaaactaaattagtttcaacacaaaaacacgatcacaacattaaaagtaattaaggaATGAACTCCTTATAATTCTAAtcccataaaaatattaattgaaattaaactagtaaattaataaataaaacaaaaatctgaaatatatatatatatcgatcCATATATAGATGTATAAATTAAGATaagatggtgatgatgatgagttTTACACGCCCAATTTCACAAACCCAATCTCAATTTCTTTCGCGTCACCGAGCGAAACTATAGGCAGCTACAATAGAGTGAAATTCACAATCAAAGGCCGAGAGAGTGGGAGACAAAAAGGAAGAAAGGGAATGAGTGTGAATCGTAGCACCGATAGAAGaaccagagagagagagagagaggagtttAGAAAACCTGTAGGGATGGTATTGATTAGTTGGAGAAGTTGAGAATAAATGAGTAactaaattaagcatagaattcacttttctattttattatttattattgtattaaattttaataatttaatatctttaaaattaatatttatagttaaatttatttagtaactaaaTAATACTTGTAAAAAATGTTTCACtaatatatacactataaaaATAGTATTCTACCCTCAAACTATTAATTAACCCTGTTTCTGTCatagaatatataaaaatagtattCTACCCTCAAACTATTAGTATTCTACACTATAAAAATAGTATTCTACCCTCAAACTATTAATTAACCCTGTTTCtgtcatgtatatatatacactataaacTAGCTTTCTAATTTATGGATTAGTCAATATATTCGGCTACACTACACATATGGTATCTAATTATGTTAatgtgtaaattaatttaaaacaggGTCTAATTATAATAActtaataattaatagtgtTCAGTAATATAAAAGACAGATAGATTACCATCCAAAAATTACAATTGAACAACTAAACTAGCGAACCACGTATTTTGGGTACATTTTAGATAGTAATAATGATATGGATgagataaaaaatatatataggccCTCTATGGAGCATTGGAAAGAAGAATACATATATAGATGCGAATGTGAATAAGACCAACATAACGCTATCTGGTGCGACTACATTAATATAGGTGGTCAAATTTGTCCGATTAGTACTCTGGTTTAGTAATATAAAAGAGATCAAACAATCATCAACTGACCCATACAAGAGTCTTATGAAAATACTTCAAAAGGGTAACGTAACTATCTTTACCAACTTCTAAATAGACCTTCCTTCATCGTGTGTAAATGGTCCATTGGTCCATTTGCAATTGCATAATGTGACTCATGACTATATATAACAAAAGAATAGTAACCAGTGATAGTGCGAATAACGTGTTTGGCCATTAATAGTAGGACAGCGCTGAGTATTCTATTCATAAAAATATGGTCACATGTAGAAATAGATCCATCTTTAACACTTTACGAAAACTCACAGAAAGTAATAAAGTGGCTTTATCAATTTATTTATAAGTAATCTGTCTTACTTTTCTTGAGTCtccaatattaaaaatttatttacttgagatatatataaaatatttgttgaattattatataaatgagTAAATAGTTTATGACATAAGAGTATAATTGTTATGATTTTAATATATGAATACTATAAGAATAATTTGTAATTTGATgagaaatcaaataaaaataatcaataaatattacTAACTGTTTAGCAATTGGAAATATAATAGGTTCGCCAAGAGAGTGTTCCAAAGTTGATCCTAAATGATAGTCTATGGGAGATGGACAAACATATTAATAAGTTTAGGATTTATAACAATTTAAGAAAGTACGAGACCTAAATGGAATACTCTCCGTTCAGGAGGAGATGCCTGGCAAGTGCACGGAAGGGGGCTTCAAATAACACGGATAGCACTTG
This window harbors:
- the LOC133031741 gene encoding probable amidase At4g34880, with the translated sequence MGALLSLSSICHLMVLIQLLALLLSGYHYSDAAAANNNNNNNKGFSILEATVDEIQLAFKQNKLTSRKLVEFYINRIQRLNPLLHGVIEVNPDAGELADKADYERKVKAPVSFSKLHGIPILVKDNIATKDKMNTTAGSLALLGSVVPRDAGVVAKLKKAGAIILGKASLTEWSAFRAYIPNGWSARGGQGVNPYDKTETPCGSSSGSSISAAANFATVTLGTETDGSILCPASINSVVGIKPTIGLTSRAGVVPITHRQDTVGPICRTVSDATYVLDVIAGVDKNDKATFEKSKYIPKGGYAQFLSSNGLKGKRLGIVRHPYFEFNISKEIDTFLINTFEEHLSTLRKKGAIVIDNLKITNIDEIYNDASSEETAMKNDFKIDLNAYLKELVSSPVQSLADVIAFNNKNSKLEKIKEYGQKLLIAAEATKGIDKAVLGTLERQTRNGFVKLMRKYKLDALVACAGPSFPPLPIISTILAIGGFPGITVPAGYLGEVPFGIFFGGLKGYEPKLIEIAYGFEQATKIRKPPSL